The nucleotide sequence cttaatatatttttatttttataagaTAGTGCCACTAGTTATGCACGTGTCACCCGCATGTCAATCGTCCACGCGCAATTGCATGCTCGTCATTTCTATGCAACCCTTTTTCTCAAAATATTGTCACCTGATCGCTCACACGTTGATCACACGCAATTGCATGTCCGTCATCAGTGTGTAACTTATTATTTtatttaaaatatattttattttcccacagaTCACCTAAAAACTAGTGATATACACTAAGAAAGAAGTAGATGGTCCCAGACTAGGCATATGCaacatttgccttgtttcaaattACATTTTTGTTGATCAGAGAGTGACCTTTAGTTTTCTACTATCCGCTTCCCCCTTTTTAGCAGTTTTTACGACATGCACCAGGGAGCTCATTTTTAGTTCAACTAAAGATGTTCTCTAATGATCCTAAAAAAAGATGTTCTCTAATTTGTTTTTCTATTTCTGTCAAAATTATGTGCTCAAGTAATACAAACACACTATTTTTTTTATGCATTATGTTATGTTTCATGGAGACACTCCACGCCTGGCAGCGTTGACACAGACACTGATATATTTGTCAGGCCAAATACAAAAAAAAAGTAAGCAATCAAGTAGGAGACTAGACAGCCCAGCACACTTTAGAAAAATAGGCACCGGAAAAGAAGACAGCCCAGCACGAGGCAAACTTTTGGGAGgacaaaacaaaagaaaagcaGCCCACTTAAGAAAAGAGTTGTACACACAGCCCACATGCACGAAGCTGGAAAATCAATCGACCGGGGACAAGCCTATACGTACAATGCTGAcgtcagtcgactgagacttcgcgaagtctcagtcgactgagtccTAGCTAAACCCTTAATATTTTCTACTTGCGTTTGCAGAATGACACCGGGCATCCCTCAGCTACTTGGACGTTGACAAGCTGTGCCTACGTAGCTAAACAACTGGAAATATTTAAATTATAGCATAGAGATGTGTGCGGCATTGACATATGTGAAGCATCTCCATTCTGTGCAAGGCCTAGTCACGAAATCGGGAGCTCCAACAACTTTGTTGGACCTGCCCACTATGAGTCATGTGTTTGATTCCATATGTAATTAAGCTACCTAGAGACGTGCataagctagataattttgcttcGATCTACGCGGAGCATCTATTCAATTGATGCAAGGTATCTTTACAAGATCGGGATTTCTATCAGATAGTTTTGCCTAACTAACCCAGTGCTGTATCAAGCATATACTTCATTTGCTTTGCTTCCTCACGTGCCTACTTGGGAGATCGCTCTTGCTAAATTACCCTACCTGTAATGTAACAAAAAAGCATGTAACCACTCGCCGACAAATACTACAAACCATGTATCACTCCAACGGTAATTAAAGGTGCAAGGGGTGCTAGTCCAAGATGGCCTGGTAAATGGAGAAGTAGATGAACAAATTTTACAGAAACATATATAAGACATCAAAATCATAAGTAACTCGTCCCTCAGACACCTTTAAAATTGTAATTCTGGTATTACACTGATCTGGGCATGGGTGAGTACGTACGTCGCTAGGAAAGTGATTAAGGAGGCTGCACAGTATAACATTGCTGCGGCATGACACATGTTTTTTTAGGCAATGCGGCATGATACAGGTGTTGTGGAGCTAATCGACTCAGAAATTAAGCTCATGTGATGGACGGTGGGGGTGGTGAGCTTCGTAATAAGACAAGATGGCGAGTTTGATCCTCCACCAGGCATAATTTAATTTAACTTGCAGGTGAAGCCTAATTAAAACGGTTGCTCAATTTTATCGAGGATGAGAGGTAGCTGCATTGCCGGCCATGTCGGCTCGATCTGACCTCGATGGACGCGGGTGACAGCTGCAACAGTAACAAAGCAATGTACTAACCATAAGTACCACAAAAGATTCTTGTTCAGCTGTGCCTGGAGTGTTGAGCCATTATTTTTTCTTTGTATGCTTAGATCTGAAACTGGAATACGAGCCAGCTGCGCAGGCATCACGAGGAGGGCGGCGGGCAGTGTGCCATAGGAATGGCAGTGAGTGAAGCTCGCTTGCAACAATTATTACACTCTCCATTTGCGAACCGCATTGGGCTATGCCTCGTAGGCTTTTACTGTGCCGATTTTACTGTATAGAAGGAAACAAACACGAGTAGCAGCGATTGGATTGTTTTCTTCCCAGCAAAGGCAGCTCCGCATTGGGTCGCACGCACAAGTCTTCCTCTCCACCTCTCTCCCCCACACGCCACCAGCCACAGCCTCGGCGATGTGGGCCAAGCTAGCGCGCACACGGCAAAGAGCGGCTGCGGCACCAGTGGAGCTGTGGCGGCTGGTGCTGGATGGCCGCGAAATCGACTGGTGGCGCCGCCGTAGAAAGCGTCCATGCTCTTCAGCCCTCGCCCGGCAAGTCTTCATCCCCTATTCTTCCACTACCACGGGCACAACCTGGGTGCTGGCTGAGATCGTCCAGGACGACGACAAGGGgtttgattcctacaccaatctcATCAAGGTAAGGTGGCCTGATACACGAATTACACTCACAGATTAGTTCACCATACTGTGAGTCGGCGAGCAAAGGACTAGTACTTATTAGAAGGTTCCTGTTCTTGACACTCCTGATGTTGTTTTTTAGAGCAATCATTTTACACGCTATGCTATATATTGTTACATCTTTTGAATCCAAGTCTTACTGATTCCACACTGCCTAAACTGACCACTGTTTTTTTTCCTTCAGTTGCTCGCTCAATGGGTGACAACCTGCTATTTGGTGGTTCTCTTATTGAATATGTGAGTAATATAACCCATCGCCATAGCTCTGCAAGCTGTAGTGCTTACTTGTTAATAATCATGGGGTTCTGACTACATCACTAGCGTCCCCTCGTCCTCGACGCCGGCTTAGGTCATTGATCTATATATATCACAAGTGATTAAACTGGTTTTAGCATGAGTTTGTAGTATACGAAATCTGAATTTTTCATCACGTTCTGTACTAATTAAATAGGAAGAACTAAGATGAGCCATGTATTTTTAGTTCTAAGGGGGTAGATAATAATTGTTGTGTGCCAATTCTTTGAACAAACTCTTTTTTTACTCCTTACGTTGGTTTTGTATTTCTGCAGATTTATGTGATGGAGTCTTGATATGTACCATGACATATGTCCTGTACGGTTGTGGGGAATGCACCGAGTAGATGCAGCAGCCTTGATGTTTGAAGTTACAGGGGCATGGACTCTAATTTGCAACCACAAAGTTTATACTGTTGTCTGGGTAAGTCTGGTATGTTCCTTTCATCAACACATGGAATGCTTTATTCCTCTGTCTACCTTGCCATATCTTCAATTTGTTGACAAAAGGATTATACCAGACTTACCCAGACAACATATCGTCAACACAAAGTTTATAGCGTTGTTGTCTGGGTAAGTCTGGTATGTTCCTTGCGGGTGAGGAACACTGTTGGTTGGACCTTTCCTTAAAAAACTGAGCATTATCTTCAATTTGTTGACAAAGTTATAGATACATTCTCCTATCCATAGTGGTCCAATATTGTATAAATGTTTAGGCTTTAGATTTTGTGTCCTTGCCATCTGGTCCATAGCTAACTTGATTTTCTGCCACTGTCACTGTCGATGGATGACCGGCGGCTAATTCTACGGCGCGAAGGCGGGCCTAAATATGTGGCCGGTGCAATTTTCTTCAACGAGTTCAATCTGTCCCAGATTCGGGTCCTCACCGGCTCATTCGAAAACAACCTCAACACTATGGAAGCCAGGTGGCAGGTACTACACAACTGGCATAAGTATGTTCTGAGAATTGTTTTCTATCCATCTTATAGTACAGTTTGTTATCATGTGACACATGCAAGTCTAGCAgtatagttgattagtgttgtgNNNNNNNNNNNNNNNNNNNNNNNNNNNNNNNNNNNNNNNNNNNNNNNNNNNNNNNNNNNNNNNNNNNNNNNNNNNNNNNNNNNNNNNNNNNNNNNNNNNNNNNNNNNNNNNNNNNNNNNNNNNNNNNNNNNNNNNNNNNNNNNNNNNNNNNNNNNNNNNNNNNNNNNNNNNNNNNNNNNNNNNNNNNNNNNNNNNNNNNNNNNNNNNNNNNNNNNNNNNNNNNNNNNNNNNNNNNNNNNNNNNNNNNNNNNNNNNNNNNNNNNNNNNNNNNNNNNNNNNNNNNNNNNNNNNNNNNNNNNNNNNNNNNNNNNNNNNNNNNNNNNNNNNNNNNNNNNNNNNNNNNNNNNNNNNNNNNNNNNNNNNNNNNNNNNNNNNNNNNNNNNNNNNNNNNNNNNNNNNNNNNNNNNNNNNNNNNNNNNNNNNNNNNNNNNNNNNNNNNNNNNNNNNNNNNNNNNNNNNNNNNNNNNNNNNNNNNNNNNNNNNNNNNNNNNNNNNNNNNNNNNNNNNNNNNNNNNNNNNNNNNNNNNNNNNNNNNNNNNNNNNNNNNNNNNNNNNNNNNNNNNNNNNNNNNNNNNNNNNNNNNNNNNNNNNNNNNNNNNNNNNNNNNNNNNNNNNNNNNNNNNNNNNNNNNNNNNNNNNNNNNNNNNNNNNNNNNNNNNNNNNNNNNNNNNNNNNNNNNNNNNNNNNNNNNNNNNNNNNNNNNNNNNNNNNNNNNNNNNNNNNNNNNNNNNNNNNNNNNNNNNNNNNNNNNNNNNNNNNNNNNNNNNNNNNNNNNNNNNNNNNNNNNNNNNNNNNNNNNNNNNNNNNNNNNNNNNNNNNNNNNNNNNNNNNNNNNNNNNNNNNNNNNNNNNNNNNNNNNNNNNNNNNNNNNNNNNNNNNNNNNNNNNNNNNNNNNNNNNNNNNNNNNNNNNNNNNNNNNNNNNNNNNNNNNNNNNNNNNNNNNNNNNNNNNNNNNNNNNNNNNNNNNNNNNNNNNNNNNNNNNNNNNNNNNNNNNNNNNNNNNNNNNNNNNNNNNNNNNNNNNNNNNNNNNNNNNNNNNNNNNNNNNNNNNNNNNNNNNNNNNNNNNNNNNNNNNNNNNNNNNNNNNNNNNNNNNNNNNNNNNNNNNNNNNNNNNNNNNNNNNNNNNNNNNNNNNNNNNNNNNNNNNNNNNNNNNNNNNNNNNNNNNNNNNNNNNNNNNNNNNNNNNNNNNNNNNNNNNNNNNNNNNNNNNNNNNNNNNNNNNNNNNNNNNNNNNNNNNNNNNNNNNNNNNNNNNNNNNNNNNNNNNNNNNNNNNNNNNNNNNNNNNNNNNNNNNNNNNNNNNNNNNNNNNNNNNNNNNNNNNNNNNNNNNNNNNNNNNNNNNNNNNNNNNNNNNNNNNNNNNNNNNNNNNNNNNNNNNNNNNNNNNNNNNNNNNNNNNNNNNNNNNNNNNNNNNNNNNNNNNNNNNNNNNNNNNNNNNNNNNNNNNNNNNNNNNNNNNNNNNNNNNNNNNNNNNNNNNNNNNNNNNNNNNNNNNNNNNNNNNNNNNNNNNNNNNNNNNNNNNNNNNNNNNNNNNNNNNNNNNNNNNNNNNNNNNNNNNNNNNNNNNNNNNNNNNNNNNNNNNNNNNNNNNNNNNNNNNNNNNNNNNCAAAACACTTCTCAGTCGAAAGTAGAGGTACTGTGCCAACAAGTTCTTTTGATAAGAATCATTATAATACTATGGAAAGATACTTACTCCCTccttaaagaaatataagagtgtttagatcaccactttagtgatctaaacgctcttatatttctttacagagagagtacTTATGACCTGGAATAGCAAGATGTCGATCTGCAAAGAAACTGTGAGTACAAATTGATTAGAGAGCCAAAATCACGATACAAGGGATATTGTTATGTAGTCTGCACTGAACCAAACCAGTACAGTTAGCGATGCAACACCGACTCATGAACTCACAAATCACAAAGAAAAAACTATTGGAACATTTTTTGTTAATATATTTGGTACTATTTTTTGTAAAATGAAAAAACTACAAAAACAATTTCTACGGACCCATTGTTCCATATTGTTGCTGAAGAAATTACACTAATTCCCTTCCCAATGATTTATGGGTATATTTTTCAGCAGATTAACTTTCCGCATATATTCCTTTGATGTTATTATTTTTTCTGTGGTGTCATGTTTCCGAACGAATAGTTTGAATGCAACTCATAAAATAGG is from Triticum aestivum cultivar Chinese Spring unplaced genomic scaffold, IWGSC CS RefSeq v2.1 scaffold9671, whole genome shotgun sequence and encodes:
- the LOC123172822 gene encoding uncharacterized protein, which produces MWAKLARTRQRAAAAPVELWRLVLDGREIDWWRRRRKRPCSSALARQVFIPYSSTTTGTTWVLAEIVQDDDKGFDSYTNLIKLLAQWVTTCYLVVLLLNIFM